One Gemella haemolysans ATCC 10379 genomic window carries:
- a CDS encoding response regulator transcription factor encodes MMNKILLVDDEIEITEINKRYLEQGGYDIDIANDGKEALEKYKRNKYSLIITDIMMPNMDGYDLISEVQYLDTEQPFLFITAKTTEPDKIYALSMGADDYIVKPFSPRELVLRVRNILRRIEKSSTDSISTLGDLEINYNSRIAMVNGKQLDLTVKSFELLWLLANNPERVFSKTELYEKIWHDEYVEDANTLNVHVHSLRRILMKYSTEKTPNIKTVWGLGYKMERQV; translated from the coding sequence ATGATGAATAAAATTTTATTAGTAGATGACGAGATAGAAATAACGGAGATAAACAAAAGATATCTAGAACAAGGTGGTTATGATATAGATATTGCTAATGATGGTAAAGAAGCATTAGAAAAATATAAGAGAAATAAGTATTCTCTAATTATTACGGATATAATGATGCCAAATATGGATGGCTATGATTTGATTAGTGAAGTACAATATTTGGATACAGAGCAACCTTTTTTATTTATAACTGCCAAAACAACTGAGCCAGATAAGATTTATGCTTTGAGCATGGGGGCTGATGACTATATAGTTAAGCCGTTTAGTCCTAGAGAATTAGTATTAAGAGTTAGGAACATATTACGTCGAATTGAAAAAAGTAGTACAGATAGTATTTCGACTTTAGGGGATTTAGAAATAAATTATAATAGTAGAATAGCAATGGTCAATGGAAAACAACTAGACCTAACGGTGAAATCTTTTGAATTATTATGGTTATTAGCTAATAATCCAGAACGTGTTTTTTCTAAAACAGAATTATATGAAAAAATATGGCACGATGAATATGTAGAAGATGCGAATACATTGAATGTGCACGTGCATTCTTTAAGGAGAATATTAATGAAATACTCTACAGAGAAAACACCAAATATAAAGACAGTGTGGGGACTAGGATATAAAATGGAAAGACAAGTTTAA
- a CDS encoding sensor histidine kinase, which produces MKLRDYIIVGYILSFLITIAAVFWASNQMLIEKKDTYFIVAITVIAGLIGATISLALLKGVFKSLDVLKKKTVNISEKRFDISDEVIRPVEFRDLSIAFDDMAEHLKESFESLEQSEKEKSLMIAQLSHDIKTPITSIQSTAEGMLDGIIKKDEYKYYLETICRQTTRLNKLVEELNYLTLSVKETDSADKKETIFLDKLLIDCMSEFKLRAEKEQRDIFIKVIPENAKIVSNYNKLQRIIVNLLGNAFKYSPSGTKIEIVAEISDEMLSISIIDEGCGIKKEELDNIFKRLYRVEASRNMKTGGYGLGLAIAKQLAVQLNGDIKVESEYGKGSTFTLEILTK; this is translated from the coding sequence ATGAAATTAAGAGATTATATTATTGTTGGATATATTTTGTCATTTTTAATAACTATAGCTGCTGTATTTTGGGCTTCAAACCAAATGTTAATCGAAAAGAAAGATACCTATTTTATTGTTGCAATTACTGTGATTGCGGGATTAATCGGTGCGACGATAAGTCTAGCATTACTAAAAGGTGTGTTTAAATCATTAGATGTGCTAAAGAAAAAAACAGTAAATATAAGCGAGAAGAGATTTGATATCAGTGATGAAGTGATACGTCCAGTCGAATTTAGAGATTTATCTATTGCATTTGATGATATGGCGGAGCACTTAAAAGAAAGTTTTGAATCACTAGAACAAAGTGAAAAAGAAAAATCTCTTATGATTGCTCAACTTTCTCACGATATAAAAACTCCTATAACTTCTATTCAATCAACAGCTGAAGGAATGTTAGATGGTATAATAAAAAAAGATGAATACAAGTACTATTTAGAAACAATTTGTCGTCAAACAACGAGATTAAACAAATTAGTTGAAGAATTAAATTATTTGACGCTAAGTGTGAAAGAAACTGATTCTGCAGATAAAAAAGAAACAATATTTTTAGATAAATTACTAATTGATTGTATGTCTGAATTTAAGTTAAGAGCAGAAAAAGAACAAAGAGATATTTTTATTAAAGTAATACCAGAAAATGCAAAAATAGTAAGTAATTATAATAAATTACAAAGAATTATAGTTAATTTACTAGGTAATGCATTTAAATACTCTCCAAGTGGAACAAAAATCGAAATAGTTGCTGAAATTAGTGATGAAATGCTTTCTATTTCTATAATTGATGAAGGATGTGGTATAAAAAAAGAAGAACTTGATAATATTTTTAAAAGATTATATCGTGTTGAAGCATCAAGAAATATGAAAACAGGTGGCTATGGGTTAGGTTTAGCTATAGCGAAACAACTAGCTGTGCAACTAAATGGAGACATTAAAGTAGAGAGTGAATATGGTAAAGGAAGTACATTTACCTTGGAAATTTTGACAAAATAA
- a CDS encoding metal-sensitive transcriptional regulator has protein sequence MSKSKYITRLKRSEGQLRGIQKMIEEERDCMDIMIQLSAVRSSVDKVIELLITENLMECINNPTENPEEHKEKIEKAIQYLVKKK, from the coding sequence ATGTCAAAGTCAAAGTACATAACGCGTTTAAAACGTTCTGAAGGACAGCTTAGAGGAATTCAAAAAATGATAGAAGAAGAGCGAGATTGTATGGATATTATGATTCAGCTAAGTGCAGTTCGTTCTAGTGTTGACAAAGTTATTGAATTATTAATAACAGAAAATCTTATGGAATGTATTAATAATCCTACAGAAAATCCTGAAGAGCATAAAGAAAAAATAGAAAAAGCTATACAGTATCTAGTAAAAAAGAAATAG
- a CDS encoding rhodanese-like domain-containing protein encodes MKNNISMKDFYEKYTNDSSEKLTILDVREIHEYTAGHIPSAENFPLSALDADFSKLDKDQKYYVICQAGGRSAKAYDFLDAQGFNVINVEGGMNNWPGETK; translated from the coding sequence ATGAAAAATAATATTTCAATGAAGGATTTTTATGAAAAATATACTAATGATAGTAGTGAAAAACTCACTATTCTTGATGTAAGAGAAATTCATGAATATACAGCTGGTCACATACCTTCTGCTGAAAATTTCCCTTTAAGTGCTTTAGACGCAGATTTTTCTAAATTAGACAAAGATCAAAAATACTACGTGATTTGTCAAGCAGGTGGTCGTTCAGCTAAAGCATATGATTTTCTTGATGCACAAGGGTTTAATGTTATAAATGTTGAAGGTGGCATGAATAACTGGCCTGGAGAAACAAAATAA
- a CDS encoding rhodanese-like domain-containing protein — protein MFFLFTKVDSISTAELENKLKENIQLIDVRTPGEFRRGHIKNAKNIPLNEIGSFTPTADKKTYIICHSGARSKLAAKKLKKRGFDVVNVQGGMHAWRGKIV, from the coding sequence ATGTTTTTTTTATTCACAAAAGTTGACAGTATTTCTACTGCTGAACTAGAAAATAAATTAAAGGAAAATATTCAACTAATAGACGTAAGAACACCTGGTGAATTTAGAAGAGGCCACATAAAAAATGCAAAAAATATTCCACTAAATGAAATCGGTAGCTTCACTCCAACAGCTGACAAAAAAACATATATAATTTGTCACTCTGGAGCAAGAAGTAAACTTGCCGCAAAGAAACTTAAAAAAAGAGGTTTCGATGTTGTCAATGTTCAAGGCGGAATGCATGCATGGCGAGGTAAAATAGTTTAA